The DNA region GCCCCTGGCTGTAGCGGTCCGCATTGGTGACCAGCTCGCTCACCGCCAGCAGCAGATCGCTGCGGGTGTGCTCGCCGAAGACCGCGAGCCACTCGGCGGCCAGCCGGACCAGAAAGCGGTCGGCCAGCGCCCTGGCCTGGGCGATGCAGCCGGGCTCGCCGTCGAACACCTCGGCGCTGTGCAGAACCTCCGTGAACCGGTCCGGGCAGGGGCAGCCGGCCGGTCGCGAGGTGACCTGTTCGTTCATGTGCTCCAGCCAGGGCGACGCAGGGGTGTTCGGTGACAGCTTCTCGACGTCCGCCTACCCGCGACGAACGGTCCCACTCCGGGAAGAACCCGGCAGATCTCAGCGATGGCCGGACCGTCCGGCTGCCGAGTCCGTGAGGAGCGGTTCCGTCGCGGAGTGCGCGGGCCCTTCGGGGGCGACCGGCAGCGTGAAACGGATGCGGGTGCCCTCGGAGACTTCCTCGTCCAGCCAGATCCGGCCCCCGTGGAACTCCACGATCTTCCGGCACAGGGCCAGGCCTATGCCCGTTCCCTCGTACTCGTCCCGGCCGTGCAGACGCTGGAAGATGACGAACACCTTCTGGGCGGACTCCGGTGGGACGCCGATGCCGTCGTCCGACATCCGGAAGTGCCAGCACTGGCCCTCCCGGACGCAGCCGACCGCGATCCGGCACGGTGCGTCCGGCGGAACTTCACCGCGTTGCCGATCAGGTTCTGCCAGACCATGGAGAGCGCCGTGGCGTCCCCGGTCACCTCGGGCAGCGGGCCCTCCCGTACGACCGTGGCGCCGGACTCCTCGACGACCAGCGCGAGATCGGCCAGCGCGCGGTCGAGGGTCCGGTCGAGGCCGACCGGCTTCCACTCGTCATGCACCTGCCCCACGCGGGAGAAGGCGCGGCCCAGCGCCTCGGGGTCGAGCCGCCCCTTGACGAGATAGTCCTGGGCGCCGCGCCCCGTGGCGG from Streptomyces sp. NBC_01591 includes:
- a CDS encoding ATP-binding protein, which encodes MNEQVTSRPAGCPCPDRFTEVLHSAEVFDGEPGCIAQARALADRFLVRLAAEWLAVFGEHTRSDLLLAVSELVTNADRYSQGPYLLELEGTAERVSVTVYDSSTALPLFYSPDPTRPGGHGMEIVVALCDRLTAERVPVGKRIRAEFELSS